From Rhodovibrio salinarum DSM 9154:
GTCATGACGACAACCGACCCGACAAGTTCCCCTGCCAGCATGATCACGGCGGCGGCGCCCCCCGCTGACGGTCCTTCCAGCGGACTCGCAGCCCGGCTGGGCCGTGCCGTGATCGCGCTCGCTATCCTGCTGACGGGGGCTGTGGGGACGGCCGTTCTGGTCGACCGGTTGGGCACTGGGGGGCTTGATGCGGTCGAGATTGCCCTCGTGGTGCTATACGCGGTGTTGATCCTGTGGATCGCATCCAGCTTCTGGTTCTGCTTGGTGGGCGGCATTTGGTGGCTGAACCAGCGCCGACTGACCGGCACGGCTGCGCAGCACGTCCCGGAACCGGATGCCCGCGCGATTCCGGCGACGCCCGATGGGCGTGCGCGCACCGCGGTCCTGATGCCGGTTTATAACGAGCCGGCGGACCGCGTTTTCGCCGCCATGCAGGCGATCTATGAAAGCGCCCGCGCCGCCGGGGGGCTGCATCTATTCGACTTCTATGTGCTGAGTGACTCGACCGATCCCGAGCATTGGGTCTGGGAGGAGCGTTGCTGGCTGCATGTGACCAGTGAACTGGACGCCGACGGTAAGCTGTTTTATCGCCGCCGGCAGGACAATACTGGCCGCAAGCCCGGCAACATCGCCGAGTTCTGCCGGCGCTGGGGCGGGCACTACGACTACATGGCGGTGCTCGACGCTGACAGCGTCATGGACGGCCGCACGCTGGTCGAAATGGTTCGGCGGATGGATGCCGATCCCGGTACCGCGTTGCTGCAGGCGTGGCCGCGGCCGGTGAGTGGGCGTACCCTGTTCGCCCGGCTGCAGCAGTTCTCAGCGTCGCTGGTCGGTCGTCTGGTGGTGGCGGGGCTCGGCTGGGTCTCGGGCCGGGGCAGCACCTATTGGGGCCACAATGCGATCATCCGCGTTGACGCCTTCACGCAGTGCTGCGGCCTGCCCAAACTGAGCGGCAAGCCGCCGCTGGGCGGCGACATCCTGAGCCACGATTTCGTCGAGGCCGCGCTTCTGGTGCGTGGCGGCTGGGCGGTGCGGATTGCGCCCGACCTGGGCGGCAGCTACGAGGAAGCGCCGCCCAACATGCTGGAATCCCTGAGCCGCGACCGGCGGTGGTGCCAGGGCAACATGCAGCACTTGCGCGTGCTGTTCGCCCGCCGGCTGCATTGGATGAGCCGGGTCAACCTGCTGGTCGGGATCATGAGCTTCCTGTCCGCCCCGCTATGGGTGGTGTTCGTCACGCTGACGATCATCGAGGCGAGCAGCTCCGACTTCTGGGAGCGGATTTCGGCCGTGGCGGAGGTCACGACGCAGCCGATTGGCCCGTTTGGCATCGACATGCTCGCGGTGGTCGCTCAGGAGACGGAGGTGGTCAGCCTACTTGCGCTGGCTGTGGTATTGCTGCTTGGGCCCAAGCTGATGGGCGTTCTCCTGGTCGGCTTCGACCGCACCTTGCGGCGCAGCCACGCCGGTTTTGGGCGGCTGTTCGCCGGGCTCGTGCTGGAGGTCGTGCTGTCCGCGTTGGCGGCGCCGGTGATGATGGTGATGCACGCCCGTTTTGTGGTGGAGGTGCTGGCCGGCCGCGCAGTGAAATGGTCTGCCCAGCAACGCGATGCCGACCGGGTTTCCTGGGGAGAATGCTGGCGGGCGCACAGGGTGCCGACGCTGCTGGGCGTCGTGTTGGCCATCAGTACGGGGATTTACGCGCCGACGCTGTTCTGGTGGCTATCGCCGGTCGTGTTGGGTCTGCTGGTGTCCGTACCGTTGTCCTACATGATGGGGCAGGCGGACGCGGGCGCCTGGCTGCAGCGCCGGGCGTTGCTGACAACGGCCGAGGAATGCGAGAAGCCGGACGTGCTTGCGCGTTGTGCCGCCTTAGTTGCGGGGACGCCGGGCCTGGAGCGGCCTGGTCTGGCGCAAGCGATCGCGGATCCGTGGCTGAACGCCGTCCACATCGCGATGATCCCGCATTCCGACCGGCCGAGTCCGCCCAACCCGGCGCTCAAGGATGCGTTCGCGCGTGCCTGCCGCGATGGGCTCAACGCGCTCAGCGCGGAAGACTGGCGCTTGGTGCTCGCCGACCCTTCGGCCACCCGCGAACTGCATCTGGCGGGTGCGAAGTAGGAATAAGATGAGCCTGTGTTCGGAAAAGGGGAGGTTATTCCGCGAACAGCGGGCCGAAGCTAACGGTGTAGGTGGCCATCAGGCTATCGGATCCGGGATTTTCGTCGTGGAGGTGGGCGTTCGAGACGTGTTGCAGCGAGACGCCGACCAGATCGTCCCACGGCAGCCGGTAGCCGACGTAGAGTTCGCTCATGAACTCCAACGTACCGCCCAAATCCCGGCTATCACCCTCTTCCCAGACGGCGACGTTGGTGCCCGGCCAGATCACGATGTTCTCGAATGGCCGAATGTCGAGGTACAGGCCAACGTGGCCTAAGGCGCCGCCATCGGTGTTGATGCGGGCGCCGATCTGCGGGCCGACACCGCGCCAGATGTCGCCGGGCTCAGCGTCCATCGTCAAATAGCGAACGCCCGGCCGGTAGATGGCCCCAAAATCGACCGCTTCGTGCTCTTGATCGAAGACGTCGAACATGCCCACGCCGAGTTGTAGATGGTCGCGGGTGGGCAATGGCTCTGCGTCCTGGGCCACGACCGGGCCGGCGGCCGCGAGGCCCAACAGAAGGGTCAGTCCAAACGCCGCCGTGCGGCCTATCTCTTGCGCAGCCATTTTAGCCCCCGACACATCGATCCAAATGCGTGCCCGCCAGTTCCCCGCAGCAGGCCTGAACACCGCTTTAGCTTAAGTGTTGAAAGTTCACAATTGTCTTCTGCACGGTATCGATTGCCGGGCGGCTTCCGCCAGATGCCTTTGTAGCCCGGTTTAGCGCGTGGCTTGGGAGGTGTCGGAGAGGAAGGCGCGCATCGTCTCGGCCACGACCGCACGCTCCAGGTCGCGGACGATAAAAACCAGTTGGGTGCGCCGGTCGCCGTCGTCGGGCCAAGCGGGCAGGGCGGCCGGCGGGTGAAAGACGTGCTGCACGCCGTGAACCACCACCGGCCGCTGTTCGCCCTCGACGTTCAACAGACCTTTGATCCGCAGCAGGTGCTGGCCGTAGGTGCTGACCAGCATCTCCATCCAGTTGGCGAAACGCTCCCAGTCGACCGGGGCATCCCAGGTCAATGTGAAGGCATGGATGCGATCATCGTGCCGATTCGGGTCGTGGCCATGATCGTGACCGTGGTCGTGCCCATGCCCATGTTCATGCCCATGGTCCGTTTCGGCGTAGGCTTCGGCCGCCAGCCAGCGGCGTACGTCGGCGCTCTTGGTTTCGGGATCGTATAGCCCGGCATCGAACAGCCGGTCGGGATCCACTTCGCCGTGTGCGGCACGGATGCGCGGAGCGGCGGGATTGAGCGTGGCCAGGCGGCGCTCCAACGTGGCCAAGGACGCCGCGTCGCTCAGATCGGTTTTGGTGAGCACGAGCCGGTCGGCGACGGCGGCCTGCTTCACCGATTCTTCCTGATTGTCCAGCGTCGTCGATCCTGCGGCCGCGTCGACACACGCAACCACCCCGTCCAGCCGGTAATCGCGCTGGACCATCTCGTCGTGCATCAGGGTGTGCAGGATCGGCGCGGGATCGGCCAGGCCGGTGGTCTCCACCACCAGGCGCTTGAAGTCCGGCACGTCGCCGCGAATGCGGCGGGTGGAGAGCTGCTGCAGCGTCTTCACCAGATCCCCGCGCACGGTACAGCACAGGCACCCGGAATTCAGCAGGATCGCATCCTCGCGCGCGCTCTCGACCAGCTGATGGTCCAGGCCGACGTCGCCGAACTCGTTCACGATCACCGCTGTCTCCGCCATCTCCGGGCGGTGCAGCAGGTGGTTCAGCAGCGTCGTCTTGCCGCTGCCGAGAAAGCCGGTGAGCACGGTGACCGGGATTTGGTGGCGGCTTTCCATCAGGCTAACCTCGCGCAGGCGTCGGGGTGTTACTTGTCGGGCTGAGCCGGGTCAGCGCCCAGACGGTGAGCGCCAGCAGCGTCAGCGCGCCGGCTTGGTGTGCTGCGCCCAGCCAGACCGGCACGACCCATAGCAGCGTCCAGATGCCAAGGCCGAGCTGGCCCAACGCCGCCAAGGCCAGCAGGTCGAATGCCCGGCGTGCGGTCGCCGCCAGCGGGCGCGTGCGCGCCCAGCCCCACAGGCCGAGGGCGGTAATGACGGTCAGGACCGCCAGGACGCGGTGGTTGAACTGCACCGCGGCCGGGTTCTCGAACGGGTTGGCCCAGGTCGGCTCGCGGATCCAGTAGCCACTCGGCACCCATTCGCCAGCCATCTTCGGAAAGGTGTTGTAGGTCAGGCCGGCGTTGATCCCGGCGACCAGGGCGCCTGCCAGGATGGTCGCCGCGAGCAGACCGGCGAAAGCGCGCAAGCCGGTGCGCAGGGCGCGTGCGCCGTCGCTCTGCGCGGGCGCGGGGGCGAGCAGGCCGAAGGTGATCCATAAGACGTAAGCGTAGATCGCGAGCGCCAGGCCCAGGTGGGCGGCCAGGCGATACTGGCTGACGTCGGTGCGCTCGGCGAAGCCGCTGGCGACCATGTACCAGCCGACGAGCCCTTGCAGCCCGCCCAGCGCGAACATCGCGATCAGGTGCGGGGTCAGCGCGCGGGAGATCTTGCGGCGGAAAAGCAGGATCAGGAAGCCGCCGGCGAACACCGCCCCGATCAGCCGCCCCCACAGGCGGTGGATCCACTCCCACCAGAAGATCTCCTTGAAGTCCGCCAGGCTCATGCCGCGGTTGATCTGCTGGTATTCGGGAATGGTCTTGTAGAGCGCGAACAGGCGCTCCCATTCGTCGTGGCTGAGCGGCGGCAGGGTGCCGGAGATCGGCGCCCATTCCATGATCGACAGCCCGGACTCGGTCAGGCGTGTGATCGCCCCGATCACCGCCATGGCGAAGATCATGACGGCGACCGAGAGCAGCCATAGCCCAACGGCACGGTCACCTGCCTGGTTCGGGACCCGCCGGTCGGCGCGGTCGGAAGAAGCGGCCAGCGTACTCATGGCGCCGATATAGGACACCCGGTTCCCCCGGCCAAGCGGGATCGACGTCACGGGGTTCTCAGCAGGAGGTAATAAATACGCCTTTTGGGCGAGTAAATCATGAAATTCTCGCGTTACGTGATTTGGCTGTGTACTATGAATTTTGATGGGACACATGCGCATCAAATGCGCGATGACATGTGTGGGGGGTGATGGGCGAGCATCAGGGCAGCGGCACACCGAACGCGGCCGGCGGGCAAGGGCAGGGTGGGGACGCGCGCCAGTGCGCACCCTTTTGGGCCCGTTTTCGCAAAGTGTCGAAACCCCTCGGGATCCTCATTTTATTCTTTCTGTGTGTTGATATCTTCAACCCTTACGGCATCCCCTCAGCAAGCGACAAGCTGTCTAGAGACACTTTTGATGCCATCCTGGCCCCCTGGTACGACACGGGCGAGGGCGCATGGAACCGCCAGGCGGGCCCATCGGATGGGCCAGACACGCCGCAAGACGCGTCGATCGTATTGCTGCTGGACGACAAGAGCCTGAGCTCCAGCCAGCACACTTGGCCGCTGCCCGCGCAGCAGTGGCATTACATGTTGCAGTCGCTCGCGGAAGAGTACCGACCCGCGGCCGTCTTCCTCGACGTGATGTTTACCCACGAACGGCCGGACCCCCGTTTGGCGCCGGACGTTCGGGAAGCCCAGCGTGCACAGATGCCGGCCTGCGATTTTTTCGATACCGATCCAGTTGTCCGGGCCAAAAAGGTCGCCTTGCGAGATTTCATCGAACGAAACGGGGAAGGAAGTGCTCGGGACATTAGTTATGAAACAGCAGGAGCGCGGCTGGTGGGGCTAGTTAAGGCCTCCCATCGTGACAGTATTTTCCGGTGCCTCAAATATCACTATCGACCGGTTGATGGCCCGACCTACGAGTCACGTTTGATGGATTTGGAACCTGCTGATAGGCGGCATGATACCTGGACGGACCCACGTATTCCCCTGATCCAAGCGGTTCCCAATCCAGATGTCATAGGCAAACTCGCACCGCGGTTGTTGAGTGCGGATGTGCCTGGGGACTTCGTAGCCGCGAATCGGCAGGTGCACGGGGACTGGGTCCAAGAGGTGCAAGCCGGCTCGAACGCGGATGATGACGTGCAGACATTTCGATGGGCCAGATTTTTGCCAGAGCGGCTGCTGATACCAGGGCTGCGGGGCGTCGCGACCCCGGCCGTCGTGCAATTGGAAGTCAATCCGTATGAGCCGGGTGCCATGCCACTAAATATAAAGCGGCCATTTTATCGTAAAAATGGTGAGTCGTTCATCGGGAGCCAAGTGACCACACCTGCGGCCGCTGCTGTCGTCGCTTTTTGTCGCCATCATCCGAATAGTCTGCTTCCAGGATGCAAGGACCTTCGTGCCGCAGAAAAGGGATCCGAGTGCCAAATCGATACCGTAACAGAGTGCGGTGACTGGGACTGGAAGCGGTCATTGTCTCTAAGTTGGGGGCTCAAGCCAGCGGTTACTGAAGAGTACTTCAAATTTGGCGACACAGACGAAAACGGCATAAACGAAAACAAGGTCACTTTCCGGTCGAAAGCGGAAAGCTGCGCGTTCCTGCGGGCCGATCTCCATGGCGGCAAAAGCGACATTGGTCGACTGCGCGACACCTTGACCCGGATGAGTTGGAGCGTCCGGATTGCGTACGTCGGAGCCAATAACCAGGGTCGGGTGATATACGAAAGGTGCTCCTACATTCCGATGCTGATTGCGGATCTGAACTATTGGCCGGCGCGCCAGACCAAGCTGATGCGCGATCACCCGGATGGGCCGGTCGATCTGGGCGATCTCATCGATGGTCGTGTCGTCTTTATCGGAACTAATTTCGATATTCAGAAGGATCGGACCCTCTCGCCGGTGCACGAAACCATGCCCGGCGTTTTCCAGCATGCCATGGCTTTCGACAATTTGTTGCGTGCCGGCGCTGACTGGCGGTCGCCGGCGGCAGGTGTGGTCAAGGGTTATGTGCCTGATGGCTCTTTACTATACCGTTTCTTGGCCGGGTTTTCTTGGTTGGACGTCACAGAGGTTCTGGTCCTGTTTTGCGCCGCGCTCATCGGAATTGTGATGCGCGAGATCGTGACGCCGACGTACCTCGGTCCGGACGGCAAAACATTCGAAACGCATGAGTCGATGGTAAACGCGGCTTGGGAGCCGATCATCGTTCTAGGATTGGTGATCCTCGCGTTGCTCTTCTTGCTCAACGTTCATACTTGGCCGATCGGGGACTGGGTGATGATTGTTGCGGGGCTGGTTACCTACTATAACGAACGTTTGCGGGTTGCGGTGCGCGAGGCTGTCTTTTCACTCGTGAGGTGGGTCTGGGAGAGCCGGCATAAACCAGCCCGTCTGGCGGGGGTGACGATCGTCACTGTTGTACTGGTGACCAGCCTTTTGATCGACCCGTGGCGCACCGCTGCCGTCCTGTTGCCGGTGATGTTTTGTACACTGCTCTGGTGGGCGGTCAGGCGCCTTTGCATCGCGGTCGCGGTGTGGCGTGCGCAGCAAGCGTCCAAACGCACTTCTAATCCTGTTGAAGGAGAGGCTTCATGATCCGTCTTAGCGTCGTCTGGTCCGCCGTTGCCGTTCTTTCTACCGGCCTGGCTGTCGGCAGCGTTTCGGCGGCTGATGGCTACAGCGACCATCTGATCAAAGGCTTCGACAAGCCGGCGATGCGTGACTTCGATCCGGAGAAGCGGATTCCCGTCGGTAAAGTCCTGGCCAGCGAGATCGTGCAGAAGCCAGCGTCAGGCGGAACGGGAGTGATCGTCGAGCTGCGCAGCGCGGACGACCTGGTGTGTCTGCGGCTGAAGCCGGAGGCCGGGCGCCCGGAGGCTTGTGTCATCGCCGCGGTGCTCAGTCCCTGCGTATGCGACTACGAAGTGGCGAGTGTGGCCCAAAAACAGTCCGGGATCGGCGGCCTCTCCGGTGTCGTGACCCCGAACGGGGGTGCGTGCAGCTGCGACTGATCGGTGGCGATCCGGCCCACCACGGTTTTCAGGTCAATCAGGAGCTTTGCCGTGACTTACACGAAAATGGGCCGGACGGCTGCGGTCGCCGGGTTGTTTGCCATCGCGGCGTTGACCGGATGCGTGGCGGGCTCCGATGGGCGTGCGCCGGCCGCGCCGGAGATTGCCATGATCGACACCCGTCTCGATCCCGGGACGAAAGCGGATGGTGCCGGACAAGTCGTTCGTGCGGGCAGTTATGACGTGCCACGCGGGCTTTATCGCCTGGAGGGGCGCGATCAGGTCCTGCTACGAAGTCCAGAGATGGACGGTTATCTGCGCTCGATCCTGAACCGTTTGGCGCAGCCGATCACGGCGGCGGACTACACCGGAGAGGTTGGCATTTTCGCCACCTCGGAGCCGTCGTTCATTGCCGTCACCACGCCGGCGAACGAGGTCTTCGTCTCAATGGCCGCGCTGGAGCAGGTGGGGAACGAGGAGCAGCTCGCATTTCTGCTGGCGCACGAATTGAGCCACGTAGTCCGACAGGACAGTGAACGCACGGAGGCCATGGGCGCCCAGGATCAAACTGCCGTGCGCGTACTTCAGCTCACCAAATTTGAAACCGACCAGGCGACCCGGTCCCAGAGCGTCGTGGAAGGCGACCCCGACGAAGCCCGCAAGGTTCTGGAGCTGCGCCGGAAGATCGCGATCACCGTGCACAGTCTCCAATTGGTCCTGGAAAATAACATTGGCCCCGCCTGGACGCTGCAGCAGGAACAGATCGCGGACAAGGCGGCCGCGGATTTGATGTACAAGGCGGGCTACAACCCCCTGAATGCGACGGCGATCTTCGGCATGCTGGGCGAGGCCGAATCCAAGCGACACGCCGAGGTGGAGCGCCATCTCAAGGAATTGACCCGTCTGGTCGGCGAACTGGTCGCATTGCGGGAGGACGATCCTTACTTGGCTCGGCTGAAGGGCGTTGGCGTTACTTTAGGCTCTGAAGCGTTCGGTGGTCTGATGGATATGTTCCGGACCGATCCCTATGATTCCGCCGAAGACCGACGTGAGGCCTTCGAGGCCTATGTTAACGCGCGCTATGGGCTGGACCTCCCCGGTCTGGGCCGGCTGGACGCACTCAAGCGCGTTCGGGCGCGTGACACAGGTTACGCGCGCGTGCGCGAGAGCATCGTGCGCGCCCGACAGGCGGAAACCGCGTTCGACGACGCCTACGTGGACGCGAGTGACAGGCGTGGCGAGGGCATCGAGAAGAGCGTTGAGATCGCCTTGACGGCCATCTCCGGGGCTGGCAGCGACGTCGGGCTGCCCCGGCTGGTGTTCCACCGGATCCGGAAGGAAACTGGCGATCAGCGTCGCGCTTTGCTCAACTTGGAAAGCATTCTAGGCCGGCCCGAACTGGGCCCTGCGCCCGCGATTACCACGGCCCTGTACTATGCCGAGACCGGTGAACGGAAGCGGGCGTCCGAAATCGTGGACGAACTGTCGACCCGGTATGGGGCCGAGGCGCTTTATCCAGTCGCCTACGACGTCAACTCGGTGCTGGGGGAGCGTGAGGAAGCCGCGCGCATTCTCAAGACCTGCCTGGATACGGTGAGCAACCGATATATCCGGCTCAAATGCCGGGCGCGGGAACAGATCGAAACGGAAGAGTCGGACGAGGCGACCGTTATGGCCAAGCCGGCCGGGTCACACGGGGCGGACGCACCGGCGTCGTCCGAGCGTGCAAGTCCGAACGCGTCGAGTGAACCGGGGGATCCAGCCAGCGCTTTAATGGAAGGCGTGAAGGGCCTGTTCAATTGACCCGGAGGGGCTCGGTCCATGGCGTTGTCTGGACCCCGGCGCAACCGGTTGCCTGCAAGCCGCCAGCGACCACCGGAGTCCAGACGCCGGAGGCTTGGTTATTGCAGCGTATAGTGCGCGTCGACGACGCGGATGTCGTCGGGAGCGACCAGCTCGCGGCTGGCAACGCGGACGGAGTGCAGTTCGCCGTCCAGGTTTTCGCGCCAGAAGGTCAGGAAGCCGTGCAGAACAGGGTATTTCGGGATCAGGTCGTAGTCCTGCCAGATAAAGGTCTGCAGCAGGCTGGGGTGATCCGGTAGGCGGTAGAAAATCTCCGCGACCGTCAGGCGGTAGCCGTCGAGCTGCTTGCCCAGGCGACGTGCCATCATGCACCTCCAACACCGTTGGGCGGTCCGGACAGGCACATGGCATCAGGTCAGGTGGCATCAGGTCGTTGGGATGCGACCAGACCGCCTGCCTGCGCGGGACCGCATTTCTTTAGGATGCCGCACGTGCTGGGGTTGGCAAGAAAAAAGTGTTTCGCCTCAGGCGTTTGGCAGCCGCACCTGCGGAGTGCTGCCAGTCCAGTGAGGTCGGCGACTTGAACGGATAAATCCCTATGCACTTTTTTGTGTGCATGTGACTTGACTTGGATCGTGCGGCTCCTTAGCTGATTAGCACTCCTCGGGGGAGAGTGCTAACGCCCGGCGGGCAGATGGCGCTGGCCGCCGATAGGCTCGCCCGCGACCGAGGGGATTGGCGTCTAGAAACCGCGTTCGCTTCATAGAAACCGCGCATCCGCTGAAAACGGGGCCGGGAAGGGGCGCAAGACTTGGTAGGGAGAGACCAGAAGATGAAATTCCGTCCACTGCACGACCGCGTTGTGGTCAAGCGTCTTGAGCAGGATGAGAAGACCACCGGCGGAATCATCATTCCGGATACGGCGAAGGAAAAGCCGATGCAGGGCGAAGTGCTCGCCGTCGGCCCCGGCGCCAAGGACGAGCAGGGCGCCGTCCAGCCGCTCGACGTCAAGGTCGGCGACACCGTGCTGTTCGGCAAGTGGTCGGGCACCGAGGTCACGGTCGACGGTCAGGATGTCCTGATCATGAAGGAATCCGACATCATGGGCGTCCTCGAAGGTCAGGCCGCGGGCAAGAAGGCCGCGTAACGCGCCGCCCGCCCGATCCGCTTCACGAGAACAAAACGTCAATATATTTCCGAAAAGTAGGAAACACAGACGATGGCTGCCAAAGACGTCAAATTCGGCACCGACGCGCGCGACCGCATGCTGCGCGGCGTCGATATCCTGGCCAACGCCGTGAAGGTCACGCTCGGCCCGAAAGGCCGCAACGTGGTGATCGACAAGTCGTTCGGCTCCCCGCGCACGACCAAGGACGGCGTCACCGTCGCCAAGGAGATCGAGCTTAAGGACAAGTTCGAGAACATGGGCGCCCAGATGGTCCGCGAGGTCGCGTCCAAGACCAACGATCTGGCCGGTGACGGCACCACCACCGCGACCGTGCTGGCCCAGGCGCTGGTGCGCGAGGGCGCCAAGGCGGTGGCCGCCGGCATGAACCCGATGGACCTGAAGCGCGGCATCGACCAGGCCGTCGAGCAGGTGGTGAAGAACCTGCAGAGCCAGTCCAAGAAGGTCTCCGGGAACGAGGAGATCACCCAGATCGGCACGATCTCCGCGAACGGCGATCTGGAAATCGGCAAGATGCTCTCGAATGCCATGGAGAAGGTCGGCAACGAGGGCGTGATCACGGTCGAGGAGGCCAAGGGCCTGGAGACCGAGCTCGATGTCGTCGAGGGCATGCAGTTCGACCGCGGGTATCTCTCGCCTTACTTCGTGACCAACAGCGAGAAGATGGTCTGCGAGCTGGATAGCCCGTACATCCTGCTGTTCGAGAAGAAGCTGAACAGCCTGCAGCCGCTGCTGCCGGTGCTGGAAAGCGTGGTCCAGTCGAACAAGCCGCTGGCGATCATCGCCGAGGACGTTGAGGGCGAGGCGCTGGCGACCCTGGTGGTCAACAAGCTGCGCGGCGGCCTCAAGGTCGCGGCCGTGAAGGCGCCGGGCTTCGGCGATCGCCGCAAGGCGATGCTGGAGGACATGGCGGTCCTGACCGGTGGCCAGGTGATCTCCGAAGACCTCGGCATCAAGCTGGAGAACGTCACCCTCGACATGCTGGGTCAGGCCAAGCGCATGACCATCACCAAGGACGAGACCACGATCGTCGACGGTGACGGCAAGGCCAAGGACATCGAGGCCCGTGTCGCCCAGATCAAGGCGCAGATCGAGGAAACCTCCAGCGACTACGACCGCGAGAAGCTGCAGGAGCGCTTGGCCAAGCTGGCCGGCGGCGTGGCCGTGATCAAGGTTGGCGGTGCCACCGAGATCGAGGTGAAGGAGCGCAAGGATCGCGTCGACGACGCGATGCACGCGACCCGCGCGGCCGTCGAGGAGGGCATCGTCCCGGGCGGCGGTGTCGCCCTGCTGCAGGCCTCCAAAGGCCTGGACAAGCTGAAGGGCGTCAACGCCGACCAGCAGACCGGCATCGACATCGTCCGCCGGGCCCTGCAGGCGCCGCTGCGCCAGATCGCCACGAACGCCGGCGTCGACGGTGCGGTGGTCGCGGGCAAGCTGATGGAGAGCACCGACCCGCACTGGGGCTACGACGCCTACAAGGGCGAGTACACCAACCTGGTCAAGGCCGGCATCATCGACCCGACCAAGGTCGCCCGCTGCGCGATCCAGGACGCGGCCTCCGTCGCCGGTCTGCTGATCACCACCGAAGCGATGATCACCGAGAAGCCGGAGAAGCAGGCCAAGGGCGGCGCCGGCATGGACTATGACGATGCTGGGGGCATGGGCTTCTAAGCCATCCCTGAATTCGGCACCCCAGGGCCGTGGAGGGCAACCTCCACGGCCCTTTTTCTATGCGGCGGGCAGGAAAGTCCTAAGGCTCAATATCTAGCGGGTGTGGCGCGATTATCCACAGGATCATGAGCGCACACTTGTTGCGTCCCTGAATCGATCCTGGCACTGTCAAAATATGGTGGTCGGCGAGTGGGGCCTGTCGACATCTGGCCCTCGTCGCATCGCCGCGACCAGTGGCCGCATTGGTGGGAGCACGCGCCACGCCATGACCTCTCTTCTACGCCTGAACGAGCTCGACCCGGGCAACCCGATCGATCTGTTGGAGGAGTTGGTTTCCGCCAACGACTGGGTGTTCGACCGTCCGAGCGACGAGGAACTAGCCATCCAGGTTCAGGGTAAGTGGGTGGCCTATCACCTCTGGACCGTCTGGCATGCCCACATGCGGGCGATGTCGTTCGCCTGCCACTTCGATTTCCGAATCCCGGAGGCCAAGCGCCGGGAGGCGCGGGAGTTGATCGCGCGGTTCAACGAGACGCTCTGGCTCGGCCATTTCGACTTCGTCAGCGAGGATGGCTCGGTACTGTTCCGTCATACCATCCCGCTGCGCGGTACCGCCGGCGCGAGCGTCGAGCAGCTAGAAGACCTGGTGGACACCGCCGTTGCGGAGTGCGAGCGTTTCTATCCGGCCCTGCAACTCGTCGTCTGGGGCGGTCAGGCGACCGGCGATGCCTTGGCCGCTGCGCTGATGGAAACCGTCGGCGAGGCGTAAGGCGCGGGGCGGGGCAGCACGGCGCTCCCTTCAAGCGGAGGGATCGTGCTGGGCTGCTTTGAGGGAACGGTCCACACGCAGGAGGCACTGCGAGATGACCAGCGAACGGCCACTGCTCTTGGTGGGTGGTGGCAAGATGGGCGGGGCGATGGTGCAGGG
This genomic window contains:
- the groL gene encoding chaperonin GroEL (60 kDa chaperone family; promotes refolding of misfolded polypeptides especially under stressful conditions; forms two stacked rings of heptamers to form a barrel-shaped 14mer; ends can be capped by GroES; misfolded proteins enter the barrel where they are refolded when GroES binds), yielding MAAKDVKFGTDARDRMLRGVDILANAVKVTLGPKGRNVVIDKSFGSPRTTKDGVTVAKEIELKDKFENMGAQMVREVASKTNDLAGDGTTTATVLAQALVREGAKAVAAGMNPMDLKRGIDQAVEQVVKNLQSQSKKVSGNEEITQIGTISANGDLEIGKMLSNAMEKVGNEGVITVEEAKGLETELDVVEGMQFDRGYLSPYFVTNSEKMVCELDSPYILLFEKKLNSLQPLLPVLESVVQSNKPLAIIAEDVEGEALATLVVNKLRGGLKVAAVKAPGFGDRRKAMLEDMAVLTGGQVISEDLGIKLENVTLDMLGQAKRMTITKDETTIVDGDGKAKDIEARVAQIKAQIEETSSDYDREKLQERLAKLAGGVAVIKVGGATEIEVKERKDRVDDAMHATRAAVEEGIVPGGGVALLQASKGLDKLKGVNADQQTGIDIVRRALQAPLRQIATNAGVDGAVVAGKLMESTDPHWGYDAYKGEYTNLVKAGIIDPTKVARCAIQDAASVAGLLITTEAMITEKPEKQAKGGAGMDYDDAGGMGF
- a CDS encoding YbjN domain-containing protein is translated as MTSLLRLNELDPGNPIDLLEELVSANDWVFDRPSDEELAIQVQGKWVAYHLWTVWHAHMRAMSFACHFDFRIPEAKRREARELIARFNETLWLGHFDFVSEDGSVLFRHTIPLRGTAGASVEQLEDLVDTAVAECERFYPALQLVVWGGQATGDALAAALMETVGEA